Within the Naumovozyma castellii chromosome 1, complete genome genome, the region TTCGATGGATAACGTCAATGAACATTGTCCTGTGCGCAAATCCCAAATTCTCACGGTTCTGTCACCTGATCCCGAGactaatttttcaccatTGGGGAAGTAATCCAGAGAATATACATCTTGTTCATGACCCTTTAGGACCATTACAATTTTCCTTTCTTGAATATCCCAAATtctaattaatttatcctCTGCACCTGTAGCGAGGAATTCGCCATCAGGTGAGAAACATACAGAACGAATGTATAAATCTGTTGAAGGTGTGGAGCCAGAAGTAGCGCTTGATGTATCTGGTGAAGTGACTGAATCATCAGATAACTTAGCTATCAATTCACCATCTGATACTCTGTAAATTTGTGTAGTCTTGTTACAACCGGTAGCCAGGAATTGACCATCGTTGGAGAATTTGACGCAACAAACCACTGAGGAATGGTTCAATGAATGATGCAATTCAACGTCCAATTCCAATGGTAATGCTGGGTTAAACACTACGTAGTAATCGTCACTTTGTTTCTTGTATTTGGAGGGACTATCTGAAGAttccaaattcaataaGAATGGTGGAATTGGTTTTAATGAGCTGGCTCTTTGATTGTAAGGAACCAAATAGTGGTTTATATCAGCAGCGGCAGGTGTTGTTGCTGCGGATTCATTGGTACCTTCTGTCTTTACTTGTTCTGTTGTTGTAGTTgatttttcctcttctgtAGTTGTTATTTTTGGTTCAGCCGgttgttgttcttgagGTTTTTGTTGATCAGCTGGAGATGAGACTGTCTTTGGGAGAGGTTGAGTTGGTACGGATGGAATCAATGGTGGTTGAACgttattttccaaagcGGTGGCACCTTGTTGTACCATTGGAGGTACgatttgttgttgttgttgttgttgttgttgttgttgaggCTGTTGCAAttgttgtaattgttgAGGTGGTGCAGAAGAACCTGGTGTGGCAGATGGTGGTTGAATAATTGGGGCCGTTCCCGGTGGTAATTGTGATCCCAGGGCACTTATTAGAGGAGTTAAAGTAGAAGTTGCATCTGTTGTTGTcgctgttgttgctgttgtagCGGG harbors:
- the NCAS0A05520 gene encoding WD repeat TUP1 family protein (ancestral locus Anc_6.363), translated to MTSDTKYSQEKLNELLESIRQEFNKVSQEVNSYRLQNQKDYDFKINQQLAEMQQIRNTVYELELTYRKHKDSYQEEINRLKLEIAQKDKQIATLTNQKDGSAILPAIKNGPATTATTATTTDATSTLTPLISALGSQLPPGTAPIIQPPSATPGSSAPPQQLQQLQQPQQQQQQQQQQQIVPPMVQQGATALENNVQPPLIPSVPTQPLPKTVSSPADQQKPQEQQPAEPKITTTEEEKSTTTTEQVKTEGTNESAATTPAAADINHYLVPYNQRASSLKPIPPFLLNLESSDSPSKYKKQSDDYYVVFNPALPLELDVELHHSLNHSSVVCCVKFSNDGQFLATGCNKTTQIYRVSDGELIAKLSDDSVTSPDTSSATSGSTPSTDLYIRSVCFSPDGEFLATGAEDKLIRIWDIQERKIVMVLKGHEQDVYSLDYFPNGEKLVSGSGDRTVRIWDLRTGQCSLTLSIEYGVTTVAVSPNDGKFIAAGSLDRAVRVWDSTTGFLVERLDSENELGTGHRDSVYSVVFTRDGNEVVSGSLDKTVKLWNMRHSGNSNNESNDKGSASATCEVTYVGHKDFVLSVTTSQDDKYILSGSKDRGILFWDKESGNPLLMLQGHRNSVISVAVANGSALGPKYNVFATGSGDCKARIWKYSKISGEEEKIKEVQEEN